A section of the Streptomyces sp. V3I8 genome encodes:
- a CDS encoding helix-turn-helix domain-containing protein, which yields MSDLDLLTQSLARNVKRWRTERGFTLDTLAARAAVSRGMLIQIEQARTNPSLGTVVKIGDALGISITTLLDYEQGPKVRIVPAEQAVRLWHTDAGSYNRLLAGTEAPGPLEMWDWLLMPGEGSPSDPHPTGTVELIHVTKGELALTVDGVEYRVPAGASASFEANTPHTYGNAGDVPVEMVMAVSVPGVH from the coding sequence GTGTCGGACCTCGATCTGCTGACCCAGTCACTGGCGCGCAACGTCAAGCGCTGGCGCACCGAGCGCGGCTTCACCCTGGACACGCTCGCCGCCCGCGCCGCGGTCAGCCGCGGCATGCTCATCCAGATCGAGCAGGCCCGGACCAATCCCAGCCTCGGTACCGTCGTCAAGATCGGCGACGCGCTCGGCATCAGCATCACCACCCTGCTCGACTACGAGCAGGGCCCGAAGGTCCGGATCGTCCCGGCCGAGCAGGCCGTCCGGCTCTGGCACACCGACGCCGGCAGCTACAACCGTCTCCTCGCGGGCACGGAGGCGCCCGGTCCGCTGGAGATGTGGGACTGGCTGCTGATGCCGGGCGAGGGCAGCCCCTCGGACCCGCACCCCACGGGCACGGTCGAACTCATCCACGTGACGAAGGGGGAGCTGGCGCTCACCGTCGACGGCGTGGAGTACCGCGTCCCGGCCGGCGCGAGCGCCTCCTTCGAGGCCAACACCCCCCACACGTACGGCAACGCCGGTGACGTGCCGGTGGAGATGGTCATGGCCGTGTCGGTCCCCGGCGTGCACTGA
- a CDS encoding EamA family transporter: MTALFALATSLLWGLADFGGGLLARRTPALTVVVVSQTVAALVLGAIVLVTQAWGAAGPRLWFAVAAGLVGPVAMLAFYKALALGPMGVVSPLGSLGVAVPVGIGLVLGERPGPVRCAGIAVAVVGVLLAGGPQFRGAPVQRRAVLLTLLAAFGFGAVMALIAEASSTLTGLFLALFVQRVTNVVTGGTALYVRVRRGGPARPRIARGRQVPLGALPAFAFVGLADVAANGTYALAAQRGPVAVAAVLASLYPVVTALAARGFLGERLRGAQAAGAGLALVGTVLLATG, encoded by the coding sequence ATGACAGCACTGTTCGCCCTGGCCACCAGCCTCCTGTGGGGGCTGGCCGACTTCGGCGGCGGACTGCTGGCGCGGCGCACCCCCGCGCTGACGGTGGTGGTCGTCTCGCAGACCGTCGCCGCCCTCGTCCTGGGCGCGATCGTCCTCGTGACACAGGCCTGGGGCGCGGCGGGCCCCCGGTTGTGGTTCGCGGTGGCGGCAGGGCTCGTGGGGCCCGTCGCGATGCTGGCCTTCTACAAGGCGCTCGCGCTCGGTCCGATGGGGGTCGTCTCACCGCTCGGTTCGCTCGGGGTCGCCGTGCCGGTGGGGATCGGGCTCGTCCTCGGGGAGCGCCCCGGGCCCGTGCGGTGCGCGGGTATCGCGGTCGCAGTCGTGGGCGTCCTGCTGGCGGGCGGCCCGCAGTTCAGGGGCGCGCCCGTGCAGCGGCGGGCCGTCCTGCTCACCCTGCTCGCGGCGTTCGGCTTCGGCGCGGTGATGGCTCTCATCGCCGAGGCCTCGTCCACACTCACCGGCCTTTTCCTGGCGTTGTTCGTCCAGCGCGTCACCAACGTCGTCACGGGCGGCACCGCCCTGTACGTCCGTGTCCGGCGCGGCGGCCCGGCCCGCCCGCGGATCGCCCGGGGCCGGCAGGTCCCCCTGGGGGCCCTGCCGGCCTTCGCGTTCGTCGGTCTCGCCGATGTCGCCGCCAACGGCACGTACGCGCTGGCCGCCCAGCGCGGTCCGGTCGCCGTGGCCGCCGTCCTCGCCTCGCTCTACCCGGTGGTCACGGCCCTCGCGGCGCGCGGTTTCCTCGGTGAGCGGTTGCGGGGTGCGCAGGCCGCGGGGGCGGGGCTCGCGCTCGTCGGGACGGTGCTGCTGGCCACGGGCTGA
- a CDS encoding MFS transporter translates to MAMPPTPSETGSSGQSRSVARRVLAPLALAQFICSYAGSNMNVMINDISEDLDTTVQGVQTVITLFLLTMAALMIPGGKLTDRYGRKRCFLAGLCVYGVGAVLSALAPGLGVLTLGYSILQGVGTALLIPPVYILTTLLFTDLTSRARAFGTVMALGGVGAAAGPLIGGLIASAIGWRAAFVFQAVVVALIIVLSRHVQDPLPPEPDRHFDIGGAVLSAVGLVLVVMGILAADDNGWLMAALLVLGVLVLVWLFRWVRAKERSGREPLFSTSLFRDRTSNLGLLTQHAQWLMLMGVSFVVAAYLQVVRGYDAIGTGVIFTAATLGLLTASLAAERLVERWSQRTLIMVGFAVTICGICLLIALASDSQSAWASTPGLLLIGLGCGAMLTPSVNVVQSSFGEERQGEISGLSRSVSNLGSSLGTAIAGTILVADPAAGPYAVALGVLAFVGLGGLGAAALLPGGRTAPARPEA, encoded by the coding sequence ATGGCCATGCCGCCCACGCCCTCAGAAACAGGGTCCTCGGGACAGTCGCGGAGCGTCGCGCGACGCGTCCTGGCACCGCTCGCCCTCGCCCAGTTCATCTGCAGTTACGCCGGCTCCAACATGAACGTCATGATCAACGACATCAGCGAGGACCTGGACACCACCGTCCAGGGCGTGCAGACCGTGATCACGCTCTTCCTGCTGACGATGGCGGCACTGATGATCCCGGGCGGCAAGCTGACCGACCGCTACGGCCGCAAACGCTGCTTCCTCGCCGGCCTCTGCGTCTACGGAGTGGGAGCCGTGCTCAGCGCGCTCGCCCCGGGCCTCGGCGTCCTCACCCTCGGCTACTCGATCCTCCAGGGGGTCGGCACGGCCCTGCTCATCCCGCCCGTCTACATCCTCACCACGCTCCTGTTCACCGACCTGACCTCCCGCGCCCGCGCGTTCGGGACCGTCATGGCACTGGGCGGCGTCGGTGCCGCGGCGGGCCCCCTGATCGGCGGGCTCATCGCCTCGGCGATCGGCTGGCGGGCCGCCTTCGTCTTCCAGGCGGTCGTGGTCGCGCTGATCATCGTGCTCAGCCGGCACGTCCAGGACCCCCTGCCTCCCGAACCGGACCGCCACTTCGACATCGGCGGAGCGGTCCTGTCCGCGGTCGGCCTGGTCCTCGTCGTCATGGGCATCCTCGCCGCCGACGACAACGGCTGGCTGATGGCCGCCCTGCTGGTGCTCGGCGTGCTCGTCCTGGTGTGGCTCTTCCGCTGGGTGCGCGCGAAGGAGCGCTCCGGCCGGGAACCGCTGTTCTCGACGAGCCTGTTCCGCGACCGCACGTCCAACCTCGGACTCCTCACCCAGCACGCCCAGTGGCTGATGCTGATGGGGGTGTCGTTCGTGGTGGCCGCGTACCTCCAGGTGGTGCGCGGGTACGACGCGATAGGGACCGGTGTGATCTTCACCGCGGCCACCCTGGGCCTGCTCACGGCGTCGCTCGCCGCCGAGCGCCTGGTGGAGCGGTGGTCGCAGCGGACGCTCATCATGGTGGGCTTCGCCGTCACGATCTGCGGGATCTGCCTGCTCATCGCGCTCGCCTCGGACTCGCAGAGCGCCTGGGCGTCCACACCGGGACTGCTCCTCATCGGACTGGGGTGCGGCGCGATGCTCACCCCGTCGGTCAACGTGGTCCAGTCGAGCTTCGGCGAGGAGCGGCAGGGCGAGATCTCGGGGCTGTCCCGCAGCGTGTCGAACCTCGGCTCGTCGCTCGGCACGGCGATCGCGGGCACGATCCTCGTCGCCGACCCCGCCGCCGGACCGTACGCCGTGGCGCTGGGCGTACTGGCCTTCGTCGGCCTCGGCGGACTGGGCGCCGCGGCGCTGCTGCCCGGCGGACGGACCGCGCCGGCCCGGCCGGAGGCCTGA
- a CDS encoding RDD family protein: MSRALAGLADALVVAGLGLGVQVGTAALRVLVTGPPFRLPDPPLWLSGACGWALALLYLGGSWTLTGSTVGDRLLGLRVTGRSGRLLGVPRALSRAALCLVLPPGLLWIPLSRRRASVQDLVLSTVVRYDRPRPAARASSPATRSP, encoded by the coding sequence GTGTCACGGGCCCTGGCGGGCCTGGCCGACGCGCTGGTGGTGGCCGGGCTCGGTCTCGGCGTACAGGTCGGGACCGCCGCCCTGCGCGTGCTCGTCACCGGCCCGCCGTTCCGTCTGCCCGACCCACCGCTGTGGCTGTCCGGGGCGTGCGGGTGGGCCCTCGCCCTGCTCTACCTCGGCGGCAGCTGGACCCTGACCGGGAGCACCGTGGGTGACCGGCTGCTGGGCCTGCGCGTCACGGGCCGCTCGGGCCGGCTCCTGGGCGTACCGCGTGCCCTGTCGCGGGCGGCGCTGTGCCTGGTGCTCCCGCCGGGACTGCTGTGGATCCCGCTGAGCAGGCGCCGCGCCTCGGTCCAGGACCTCGTCCTGTCCACCGTCGTCCGCTACGACCGCCCGCGGCCCGCGGCCCGTGCCTCGTCGCCCGCGACCCGCAGCCCGTGA
- a CDS encoding VOC family protein: protein MNSDAKVRNDVVSSHSVAGAPCWVSLTARDQQAAEDFYGAVLGWRFRTASLMDRFRIAYADGVPVAGIAAVASRWQMAVTWTPYFAVESADEAVARGQERGGTTAVGPIGFPPGRAALLADRDGAVFGIWEGRLVVGWETWRRAAPAFLRLHTRNAFDAAMFYGEVLRWATARPGCCEVHYDGDEVVLRSEGDVVARIHSGAVEAAPDPTIRPHWQVHFAVADVDACVRAALSHGGTVQDGASATEAVLRDPDGAQFTITSKPQS from the coding sequence ATGAACAGCGACGCAAAAGTCCGCAACGACGTCGTCTCCAGCCACTCGGTGGCGGGTGCCCCGTGCTGGGTCAGCCTGACGGCCCGGGACCAGCAGGCCGCCGAGGACTTCTACGGGGCGGTGCTCGGCTGGCGCTTCCGGACGGCCTCGCTGATGGACCGCTTCCGGATCGCCTACGCGGACGGGGTGCCCGTCGCGGGCATCGCCGCCGTGGCCTCCAGGTGGCAGATGGCCGTCACCTGGACCCCGTACTTCGCCGTGGAGAGCGCCGACGAGGCGGTGGCCCGCGGTCAGGAGCGCGGCGGCACGACCGCGGTCGGCCCGATCGGTTTCCCGCCGGGCCGGGCGGCCCTGCTGGCGGACCGCGACGGAGCCGTCTTCGGCATCTGGGAGGGCCGGCTGGTGGTCGGCTGGGAGACCTGGCGGCGGGCCGCCCCCGCTTTCCTGCGGCTGCACACGCGCAACGCCTTCGACGCCGCCATGTTCTACGGCGAGGTGCTGCGGTGGGCGACCGCGCGACCCGGCTGCTGCGAGGTGCACTACGACGGCGACGAGGTGGTCCTGCGCAGCGAGGGCGACGTGGTGGCCCGTATCCACTCGGGCGCGGTGGAGGCGGCCCCCGACCCGACGATCCGGCCGCACTGGCAGGTCCACTTCGCGGTCGCCGACGTCGACGCCTGTGTCCGTGCCGCGCTGTCCCACGGGGGCACGGTCCAGGACGGGGCGAGTGCCACGGAGGCGGTGCTGCGCGACCCCGACGGGGCCCAGTTCACGATCACGTCCAAGCCACAGTCGTGA
- a CDS encoding DapH/DapD/GlmU-related protein, producing the protein MPRSKNTFSSWRSRLAQRTVHAGWAWVQRTGAVTAERPGRLRFGALGAGTRLAFPQGTVFGEPWIHLGDHCIIAEQVTLTAGLMPDLDLGPEPILRVGNGVVLGRGSHVIADTTVTIGSDCYFGPYVYVTSTNHSYDDPQEPIGKQWPRMEPVEIGPGCWIGTGAVILPGARIGRNVVVAAGAVVRGAVPDHAVVAGAPARVVRRWTPDDGWQPPLRTPAPVPIPDGVTPEQLLALSDLDAQGIAALRAIEDTHEDARAKP; encoded by the coding sequence GTGCCCAGAAGCAAGAACACGTTCTCGTCCTGGCGGAGCCGCCTCGCGCAGCGGACCGTCCACGCGGGCTGGGCCTGGGTGCAGCGGACGGGCGCGGTGACCGCCGAGCGGCCCGGACGGCTGCGCTTCGGCGCGCTGGGGGCGGGGACCAGGCTCGCCTTCCCGCAGGGCACGGTCTTCGGTGAACCGTGGATCCACCTCGGCGACCACTGCATCATCGCCGAACAGGTCACGCTGACCGCCGGACTGATGCCGGACCTCGACCTCGGCCCCGAGCCCATACTCCGCGTCGGCAACGGCGTCGTCCTCGGCCGCGGCAGCCACGTCATCGCCGACACGACGGTCACGATCGGCAGCGACTGCTACTTCGGGCCCTATGTGTACGTGACGTCCACGAACCACTCGTACGACGACCCGCAGGAGCCGATCGGCAAGCAGTGGCCGCGGATGGAGCCGGTGGAGATCGGGCCCGGCTGCTGGATCGGCACGGGGGCGGTGATCCTGCCGGGGGCGAGGATCGGGCGGAACGTGGTGGTGGCGGCCGGCGCGGTGGTGCGCGGTGCCGTACCCGACCACGCGGTGGTGGCCGGAGCGCCGGCCCGCGTCGTGCGCCGCTGGACCCCCGACGACGGCTGGCAGCCACCGCTGCGCACACCGGCGCCGGTGCCGATCCCCGACGGGGTCACCCCCGAGCAACTGCTCGCCCTGTCCGACCTGGACGCGCAGGGCATCGCCGCACTGCGCGCCATCGAGGACACCCACGAGGACGCACGCGCGAAGCCCTGA
- a CDS encoding YbaK/EbsC family protein, with translation MRAPIGHFDDATPAPERLDVLTGPVADAVRGWRGGVPAEQIVYVDTEPEWADTATFLEHYGPELLDRSANCVVVAGRRGGATTLAACVVPSATRVDVNGVVRRQLGARKASFAPMDTATGETGMEYGGITPIGLPADWPVLIDSAVVDLPYVLVGSGRRRGKLLVPGKAFAELPNAVVLEGLGVD, from the coding sequence ATGCGCGCACCCATCGGACACTTCGACGACGCCACGCCCGCTCCCGAACGCCTCGACGTGCTGACCGGCCCGGTCGCCGACGCCGTACGCGGCTGGCGCGGCGGCGTCCCCGCCGAGCAGATCGTGTACGTCGACACCGAGCCCGAGTGGGCCGACACCGCCACCTTCCTCGAGCACTACGGGCCGGAACTCCTGGACCGGTCGGCGAACTGCGTGGTCGTCGCGGGCAGGCGCGGCGGTGCGACCACGCTCGCCGCCTGCGTGGTGCCGTCCGCCACCCGCGTCGACGTCAACGGCGTGGTCCGGCGTCAGCTCGGTGCCCGCAAGGCGTCGTTCGCGCCGATGGACACGGCGACCGGCGAGACCGGCATGGAGTACGGCGGCATCACCCCGATCGGACTGCCCGCCGACTGGCCCGTGCTGATCGACTCGGCCGTCGTCGACCTGCCGTACGTGCTGGTGGGCAGCGGGCGGCGACGCGGAAAGCTCCTCGTGCCCGGGAAGGCTTTCGCGGAGCTGCCGAACGCCGTGGTGCTGGAAGGACTCGGGGTCGACTGA